A region of Kribbella sp. NBC_01245 DNA encodes the following proteins:
- a CDS encoding helix-turn-helix domain-containing protein has translation MSELNHQARRRLAVLHHVEEVSGNVAMTCRYYRISSQTYYAWLRRYETEGTDGLRDRSRRPRSSPNATRAEVVEKIIHLRSNYHFGPQKIAMYLKRYHDVTISTSGVWRLASGVWRLASGVWRLASGGSSTTWAWAGYPLPSVTSATSNAGSVTRSSAPDTTSSEALKPGIHSTSPRV, from the coding sequence GTGAGTGAGTTGAACCACCAGGCGCGTCGGCGTCTGGCGGTCTTGCATCATGTCGAGGAAGTCAGCGGCAACGTGGCCATGACCTGCCGGTACTACCGCATCAGCAGCCAGACCTACTATGCCTGGCTGCGCCGCTACGAGACCGAGGGCACCGATGGTCTGCGTGACCGGTCCAGGCGGCCGCGGTCCAGCCCGAATGCAACTCGTGCCGAAGTCGTCGAGAAGATCATTCATCTGCGGTCGAATTACCACTTCGGGCCGCAGAAGATCGCCATGTACCTCAAGCGATACCACGACGTCACGATCAGCACGTCTGGCGTCTGGCGTCTGGCGTCTGGCGTCTGGCGTCTGGCGTCTGGCGTCTGGCGTCTGGCGTCTGGCGGATCCTCCACCACCTGGGCATGGGCCGGCTACCCGCTTCCCAGCGTTACAAGCGCCACGAGCAACGCTGGAAGCGTTACGAGAAGCAGCGCCCCGGACACGACGTCCAGTGAAGCCCTAAAGCCGGGTATTCACAGCACCTCACCGCGGGTCTGA
- a CDS encoding beta-glucosidase family protein, with protein sequence MSFPSMARVGLVAVPVLVFATLAPPASGSTATPSTGRCGDHPWCDTTLSPDERAGRLLGLLTFDEKVSLLAGDDLFGVLGGEGTHTGTSDGVERVELPTTFYSDGPAGPRQGKATAMPSPLGLAATFSPLWAQRHGAVVGNEVKHKGNDVVFAPTVNIMRTPLAGRTFEGYGEDPYLSARTGVAWLRGAQSEGVIGNVKHFAANNQEGQLAVPPLTGLIGSRFTTNAVIDDRTLREIYLPAFEAAVKEAGVGSVMCSYNRVNGQWACENQRLLNEILKQEWGFKGFVLADYGATHSTANQLNNGLDFEPWPGLSYSPLAVKGALLTSQAGSAAVDEHVRRILRTLFAFGFFDRPAYADDETRIDKPGHARTAGEVAEQAITLLRNDGILPLDATKLGRIALIGEEAEQFKTGGGSSQIDPYSFTTPRKGIERRVGADKVTYDDGSDADRAASVAAAAEVAVVFASDKASEGSDKASLDIDSGQAGDQDALIEKVAAKQPNTIVVLETGGPVLTPWRSKVRGLLEAWYPGAEGGTALARVLFGDVDPGGRLPVTFPRGERDLPTTGGDPEAYPGVLENAVYKEGVLVGYRWYDARGVTPAYPFGYGLSYTSFAYSDLRIARGTPGSRVAASVSVKVTNTGKRTGTAVPQLYLGLPNPAVGVEQPPKQLKGFEKVTLAPGNSARVTFQLDERALSYWSTEAGDWRVAPGCYDVQVGSSSRHLPLQSTISGGHGTVDC encoded by the coding sequence ATGTCTTTTCCGTCGATGGCTCGCGTGGGGCTGGTCGCCGTACCGGTGCTCGTGTTCGCGACCCTGGCGCCACCAGCGTCCGGTTCGACCGCGACGCCGAGCACCGGGAGGTGTGGTGACCATCCATGGTGTGACACAACACTGTCGCCGGACGAGCGGGCCGGGAGGCTGCTCGGCTTGCTGACCTTCGACGAGAAGGTGTCGTTGCTGGCCGGCGACGACCTGTTCGGCGTACTCGGCGGTGAAGGCACTCACACCGGTACAAGCGATGGGGTGGAGCGGGTGGAACTGCCCACGACGTTCTACAGCGACGGACCCGCTGGCCCGAGGCAAGGCAAGGCGACGGCGATGCCGTCCCCGCTCGGCCTGGCCGCCACCTTCTCGCCGCTATGGGCGCAGCGCCACGGCGCCGTTGTCGGTAACGAGGTCAAGCACAAGGGCAACGACGTCGTGTTCGCGCCGACCGTCAACATCATGCGCACTCCACTGGCTGGCCGGACCTTCGAGGGGTACGGCGAGGATCCGTACCTCTCGGCCCGAACCGGAGTTGCTTGGCTCCGCGGTGCGCAGAGCGAGGGCGTGATCGGCAACGTCAAGCACTTCGCCGCCAACAACCAGGAGGGACAGTTGGCGGTCCCCCCGCTCACCGGGCTGATCGGAAGCCGATTCACCACCAACGCGGTGATCGACGACCGAACCCTGCGGGAGATCTACCTGCCGGCCTTCGAGGCGGCCGTCAAGGAGGCAGGCGTCGGCTCGGTGATGTGCTCGTACAACCGCGTCAACGGTCAGTGGGCCTGCGAGAACCAGCGACTGCTCAACGAGATCCTGAAACAGGAATGGGGATTCAAGGGTTTTGTGCTGGCCGACTACGGCGCCACCCACAGCACTGCCAACCAGCTGAACAACGGCCTCGACTTCGAGCCCTGGCCGGGGTTGAGCTACTCGCCGCTGGCCGTCAAGGGGGCGCTGCTGACCAGCCAGGCCGGCTCGGCCGCGGTGGACGAGCACGTGCGCCGCATCCTGCGCACGCTGTTCGCTTTCGGCTTCTTCGACCGACCGGCGTACGCCGACGACGAGACCCGGATCGACAAGCCGGGCCACGCCCGAACCGCAGGGGAGGTAGCGGAGCAGGCGATCACCCTGCTGCGCAACGACGGCATCCTCCCGCTGGACGCGACCAAGCTGGGCCGGATCGCCCTGATCGGCGAGGAGGCCGAGCAGTTCAAAACCGGCGGCGGCTCGTCCCAGATCGACCCATACTCCTTCACAACACCCCGAAAGGGCATCGAACGCCGAGTGGGCGCGGACAAGGTGACCTACGACGACGGCAGCGACGCCGACCGCGCGGCCTCGGTCGCCGCAGCCGCCGAAGTGGCCGTCGTCTTCGCCTCCGACAAGGCCTCCGAAGGATCAGACAAGGCCTCGCTCGACATCGACTCCGGGCAAGCGGGCGACCAGGACGCGCTGATCGAAAAGGTAGCCGCCAAGCAACCCAACACCATCGTCGTCCTGGAGACAGGCGGTCCGGTGCTCACGCCCTGGCGATCGAAAGTGCGCGGCCTGCTGGAGGCCTGGTACCCGGGAGCCGAAGGTGGCACCGCGCTGGCCCGGGTGCTCTTCGGCGACGTCGACCCCGGCGGCCGGCTGCCCGTCACCTTCCCGCGGGGCGAACGGGATCTGCCGACCACCGGCGGCGATCCTGAAGCCTACCCTGGTGTGCTGGAGAACGCCGTCTACAAGGAGGGCGTCCTGGTGGGCTACCGCTGGTACGACGCTCGCGGCGTGACACCGGCGTACCCGTTCGGGTACGGGTTGTCGTACACCTCGTTCGCCTATAGCGATCTGCGGATTGCCCGCGGTACGCCTGGCAGCCGCGTGGCGGCGTCAGTGAGCGTCAAGGTGACGAACACCGGCAAGAGGACCGGGACCGCGGTGCCGCAGTTGTACCTGGGCCTGCCCAATCCGGCGGTAGGCGTCGAGCAGCCGCCGAAGCAGCTGAAGGGATTCGAGAAGGTGACCCTTGCCCCAGGCAACAGTGCGCGGGTCACCTTCCAGCTCGACGAGCGCGCCCTCTCCTACTGGAGCACCGAGGCCGGCGACTGGCGAGTCGCACCCGGCTGCTACGACGTACAGGTCGGCTCCTCGTCCCGCCACCTACCGCTGCAAAGCACTATCAGCGGGGGGCACGGCACCGTGGACTGCTAG
- a CDS encoding DUF6351 family protein, producing MKRSLAVLVAVLAMLGITGLPSTAAEGVRIRVLSNRADLISGGNALVQVLMPIGADPARMRVALDGRDVTNSFAVRADGRYLGLVDGLRVGGNELTARGPGGAARIRITNHPIGGPVFAGPQVQPWLCTTDCDAATRFDFFYKSTDPLKPGFRPYDVEHPPADIARTTTDRGENVPFIVRRETGTMDRGTYAVGVLYDPDRPWEPWSAQSGWNGKLIWPFGGDCKPWHRQAEPIDVLGGVQLDPDLGGLIDPGLDEALGSILGNGNAAVGLSRGFMVATSSLNKLGEQCNPVVSAEAVMMLKEHITETYGQIRYTIGAGGSGGAMQQHLIAAAYPGLLDGLQPVSGFPDTWSVVNEAEDCHLLMRYFDTVSPHLWLLETQRSAVLGTLGSLGCRTQFDGPHGLGTPVVGNYAGTWMDPSNATGCGLPAEQVYDAQANGQGVRCTLQDYLVSIVGRRASDGFANRQYDNVGVQYGLRALESGTITPEQFVDLNEKLGGLDVDWKHQPQRSTADRAALDVAYRSGLLNQGRELAKVPILDVRGHDNYEIHADFHSYEMRARLDRVNGHHDNQVIFTGLRPQVPDPTSFTTAFDLVDEWLRRIEADPSGLPLEEKVRLHRPAAAVDTCWFEGRPVTDQATCRALFPYFGDPRIAAGGPLSDDVLKCELKPLDRADHRVSFTDAQWQRLQAAFPSGVCDYRKPAVGKQPAIAWLSYTDGPGGRALGQAPVSSPME from the coding sequence ATGAAGCGGTCATTGGCCGTTCTGGTCGCGGTGTTGGCGATGCTGGGCATCACAGGTCTGCCGTCGACCGCCGCGGAGGGCGTGCGGATCCGGGTGCTGTCCAACCGGGCGGATCTGATCTCTGGTGGTAACGCCTTGGTCCAGGTGCTGATGCCCATCGGTGCGGATCCGGCGCGGATGCGGGTCGCCCTGGATGGCAGGGACGTCACCAACTCTTTCGCGGTCCGCGCGGACGGGCGCTACCTCGGCTTGGTCGACGGACTGCGGGTCGGAGGCAACGAACTGACCGCGCGAGGTCCGGGCGGTGCGGCCCGCATCAGGATCACGAACCACCCGATCGGCGGCCCGGTCTTCGCCGGACCACAGGTGCAGCCCTGGCTCTGCACGACCGACTGCGACGCCGCCACCCGGTTCGACTTCTTCTACAAGTCGACAGATCCGCTGAAGCCCGGCTTCCGGCCGTATGACGTGGAGCATCCACCGGCCGATATAGCCCGTACGACGACCGACCGCGGCGAAAACGTCCCCTTCATCGTGCGGCGTGAGACCGGGACGATGGACCGGGGCACGTACGCCGTCGGCGTACTGTACGACCCCGATCGGCCCTGGGAGCCGTGGTCTGCACAGTCCGGCTGGAACGGCAAGCTGATCTGGCCCTTCGGCGGCGACTGCAAGCCCTGGCACCGACAGGCCGAACCGATCGACGTCCTCGGCGGCGTACAGCTCGATCCCGACCTCGGCGGCCTGATCGATCCCGGTCTCGACGAGGCCCTCGGCAGCATACTCGGCAACGGCAACGCGGCAGTCGGGTTGTCGCGCGGGTTCATGGTGGCGACCAGCAGCCTCAACAAGCTGGGGGAGCAGTGCAACCCGGTGGTCTCGGCCGAGGCGGTGATGATGCTCAAGGAGCACATCACCGAGACCTACGGGCAGATCCGCTACACCATCGGTGCAGGCGGCTCGGGCGGTGCCATGCAGCAACACCTGATCGCGGCGGCCTACCCAGGGCTGCTGGACGGGCTCCAGCCGGTGAGCGGATTCCCGGACACCTGGTCGGTGGTCAACGAGGCCGAAGACTGCCATCTGCTGATGCGCTACTTCGACACCGTGTCCCCACACCTGTGGCTCCTCGAGACACAGCGGAGCGCCGTCCTCGGCACGCTGGGCTCGCTCGGCTGCCGGACGCAGTTCGACGGACCGCACGGGCTCGGCACGCCGGTCGTCGGCAACTACGCCGGCACCTGGATGGATCCCTCCAACGCGACCGGCTGCGGTCTGCCGGCCGAACAGGTGTACGATGCCCAGGCCAACGGGCAAGGGGTGCGCTGTACCTTGCAGGACTACCTCGTATCGATCGTCGGGCGCCGCGCTTCCGACGGGTTCGCGAACCGCCAGTACGACAATGTGGGTGTCCAGTACGGGCTCCGGGCACTGGAGTCGGGAACGATCACTCCTGAGCAGTTCGTCGACCTGAACGAGAAGCTCGGCGGACTCGACGTCGACTGGAAGCACCAGCCGCAGCGCAGCACCGCCGATCGCGCGGCCCTGGACGTCGCTTATCGCTCAGGACTACTGAACCAGGGGCGCGAGCTGGCGAAGGTGCCGATCCTCGACGTCCGCGGTCACGACAACTACGAGATCCACGCCGATTTCCACAGTTACGAGATGCGCGCGCGGCTGGACCGTGTCAACGGGCATCATGACAATCAGGTGATCTTCACCGGCTTGAGACCGCAGGTTCCAGACCCCACCTCGTTCACCACCGCCTTCGACCTGGTCGACGAGTGGCTGAGGCGGATTGAGGCGGACCCCAGCGGCCTCCCACTCGAGGAGAAGGTGCGGCTGCACAGGCCTGCGGCCGCCGTCGACACCTGCTGGTTCGAGGGTCGCCCGGTGACCGACCAGGCGACTTGCCGGGCCCTGTTCCCGTACTTCGGAGACCCGCGGATCGCAGCCGGTGGCCCGCTGTCCGACGACGTCCTGAAGTGCGAGCTCAAGCCGCTCGACCGTGCCGACCACCGCGTCAGCTTCACCGATGCGCAGTGGCAGCGTCTCCAAGCCGCCTTCCCGTCGGGGGTGTGTGACTACCGGAAGCCCGCGGTCGGGAAGCAACCAGCTATCGCGTGGCTCTCGTACACCGACGGGCCCGGCGGGCGTGCGCTCGGACAAGCGCCTGTCTCGTCACCGATGGAATAG
- a CDS encoding CocE/NonD family hydrolase translates to MKRLMLVLCLLLAALSAATAATAATDSARVCEEKLVSMSDGVRLHTWVSRVAPDKPRPVLLEIESYARPGNKCPTFLPGDYYPHFLSPELIDRFTLVHVSYRGAGSSEGVFDLTGPDTQRDVREVIAWAADQPWSTGDIVLTGQSGTGFAAHHGLREPAVRAAVIYTSCADMYRCFRRGGADNGLPGVYLAGTESGYLGALADRLRLGTSTNPIPVEQQAAFVSALAATKAHDVNDGFWSARSALDKLPGTTIPVLYTTDPYDIVQSFDAYQRTPNARLVLGMGHTSVEPAVASDGRHAELVRRQVDRFVAHYGLGDDNGAEHDPRVVVATTTGSNARWRAGEALVRNEASWPLPGTNWTRLYLDSGPSGTASSLNDGTLSAVPPEIGADVAPVISFPNSRGDFRTTAWLAGSAARTDQRDDERSGLTYTTPELTRNVELTGPITLRLVASSTAPDLDWAVRLTDVWPDGRSEWISDGHLRATLRQVDQQKSLRNAAGEVVRPWHRFDTVQPVPLAQPVEYLVEVAPLSNVFRSGHRIRLDILPVAGSSVDVRLGGAGAVTIHRGASSVLVPLIPARCQRSVPLLPFGEPPARCATSWTEAIR, encoded by the coding sequence ATGAAGCGGCTGATGCTGGTGCTCTGCCTGTTACTGGCTGCCCTATCGGCCGCGACGGCCGCCACCGCCGCGACCGACTCGGCCCGGGTATGTGAGGAGAAATTGGTCAGCATGTCGGACGGTGTCCGGCTGCACACCTGGGTCAGCCGGGTGGCGCCGGACAAGCCGCGGCCGGTCCTCCTGGAGATCGAGTCCTACGCGCGTCCCGGTAACAAGTGCCCGACGTTCCTGCCCGGCGACTACTACCCGCATTTCCTGTCGCCGGAGCTCATCGACCGGTTCACCCTCGTGCATGTGAGCTACCGAGGGGCGGGCTCGAGCGAGGGGGTGTTCGACCTGACCGGGCCGGACACGCAGCGAGACGTCCGTGAGGTGATCGCCTGGGCGGCCGACCAGCCGTGGAGCACCGGGGACATCGTGCTCACCGGTCAGTCCGGCACCGGGTTCGCGGCGCACCACGGCCTCCGCGAACCGGCGGTGCGCGCGGCCGTCATCTACACCAGTTGCGCCGACATGTACCGCTGCTTTCGCCGCGGTGGCGCCGACAACGGACTGCCGGGCGTGTATCTCGCCGGGACCGAGAGCGGCTACCTCGGCGCGCTGGCGGACCGGCTACGCCTTGGAACCAGCACCAATCCCATACCGGTCGAGCAGCAGGCAGCCTTCGTCTCGGCGCTCGCGGCGACCAAGGCCCACGATGTGAACGACGGCTTCTGGTCGGCCCGGTCCGCACTGGACAAGTTGCCCGGGACAACCATCCCGGTGCTGTACACCACCGACCCCTACGACATCGTGCAGAGCTTCGACGCCTACCAGCGGACCCCCAACGCGCGGCTCGTGCTCGGCATGGGCCACACGTCGGTCGAGCCGGCAGTGGCCAGCGACGGCCGGCATGCTGAGCTCGTACGTCGTCAGGTGGATCGGTTCGTCGCGCACTACGGATTGGGTGACGACAACGGCGCCGAGCACGACCCGCGGGTCGTCGTCGCCACGACGACGGGCAGCAACGCCCGATGGCGCGCGGGTGAGGCGCTGGTGCGAAACGAGGCATCCTGGCCGTTGCCTGGCACGAACTGGACCCGGCTCTACCTCGATAGCGGCCCGAGCGGCACCGCATCGTCGCTCAACGACGGCACGCTCAGCGCGGTACCTCCGGAGATCGGGGCCGATGTCGCGCCGGTGATCTCGTTCCCCAACTCGCGAGGTGACTTCAGAACCACGGCCTGGCTCGCCGGCAGCGCGGCGCGAACAGACCAGCGCGACGACGAGCGCTCCGGGCTCACGTACACGACGCCGGAGCTCACCCGGAACGTGGAGCTCACCGGACCGATCACGCTGCGACTGGTCGCTTCATCGACCGCGCCGGACCTGGATTGGGCCGTGCGGCTGACCGACGTCTGGCCGGATGGCCGCAGCGAATGGATCAGCGACGGCCACCTGCGGGCGACCCTCCGGCAGGTCGACCAGCAGAAGTCCTTGCGCAACGCCGCCGGCGAGGTCGTCCGGCCCTGGCACCGCTTCGACACGGTCCAGCCGGTCCCCTTGGCGCAACCGGTCGAGTACCTCGTCGAGGTGGCGCCGTTGTCCAACGTGTTCCGGTCCGGGCATCGGATCCGGCTCGACATCCTGCCGGTGGCCGGGAGCAGCGTCGATGTACGGCTGGGCGGTGCCGGTGCGGTGACCATCCACCGTGGTGCCTCCAGTGTGCTCGTGCCGCTGATTCCCGCTCGCTGCCAGCGTTCGGTTCCGCTGCTGCCCTTCGGTGAGCCACCGGCTCGTTGCGCGACGTCGTGGACGGAGGCGATCCGATGA
- a CDS encoding glycosyl hydrolase yields the protein MSSRMRWTAAVAVTAALLAAVLPATGPQVSAAAATTADSTAIADPLLDPAAFANPPAAFRPKTRWWWATPYDAGEFAAEIEEVAKAGFGGVEVAFNEEGWATEAQREMLRTSLAAADRHGISLDMTMGAAWPVRSPAVDKSTGLSEQELQYGRRDLLGPSVYAGPPPGPGDGTAGTLYAVTAARVVLPGTPVPVPLLGPNLTPTGPTAAPMYSTVLDPASLVDLTGAVDAAGNLSWKVPPGHWVLFGFWQRPATENVMDHFNADSARAVVDYLDANMLGDTASLLPGTGGSFFEDSLELDVAEVMWTGRFADEFRRRRGYDVRKYLPLLFVQGIHHYPVLEKSPAADFDLPGGAGERVRHDYFQTLTDLYVDEHIQPFQQWAGTHGMRFRTQPAFGAALDVTRSAREVAKAGGIADDESLNAGDPAMLGDTNWRFAMDHYRSVVGGVHQGGGREISSELGAMFWREYEPGLADLKAVMDKQWAAGVTTPILHGFAYQPPGSAWPGRSQFFGIVSDSWNHRNFPQWSMWRPLTDYWARGNLVLQQGRPQVDLAVYRDGFLTSAASFAALATDALNHQVDPALPAQVLTTPDGRELVDDTLKLKPSRLFDGEPLERAGFTFEYVDPQGLLEPGAAGNGVLYPGGPSYRALVIDERALPATVAEAIAREAEKGLRVVFVGALPDRGTGYAAATDEDTRVRAAVQRMLAMPTVGRSTAQAGVLGALADAGVTPAASWSRALPVYSNHRRTDGVDYWYLWNAGTTAVSFDGSFRTSGALSELNMWTGEIQPLGRYRSTGDRVVVPLELGPGETKVLAFRHGRSQQLHAVSADAGEVVSRDGGLELRDTSSGAHSVRLSDGSERKVTMPELPEPLSPARWSLHVDEVGPNGPTPHDLELTELADWRDISELSRASGTGTYRTSLMVPSSWVASNRGTFLDLGLVHGAIKVSMNGQRVAPDAVAGRRFDVSEFIRAGSNDLEIVLATTLKNRLAGLAVRGDPRPLTIAAQPATQPYGLLGPVRLVPFARASISRGEGPR from the coding sequence ATGAGCTCGAGAATGCGATGGACGGCAGCGGTGGCGGTGACGGCCGCCCTGCTCGCCGCGGTGTTGCCGGCAACAGGCCCGCAGGTATCGGCGGCCGCGGCAACGACCGCGGACAGCACGGCGATAGCGGACCCGCTGCTCGACCCGGCCGCCTTCGCGAACCCGCCGGCGGCGTTCCGGCCGAAGACCCGGTGGTGGTGGGCCACTCCCTACGACGCGGGGGAGTTCGCCGCCGAGATCGAGGAGGTCGCGAAGGCGGGTTTCGGTGGCGTCGAGGTGGCGTTCAACGAGGAGGGCTGGGCGACCGAGGCGCAGCGGGAGATGTTGCGGACCTCGCTGGCGGCCGCGGACCGGCACGGTATCAGCCTGGACATGACGATGGGAGCCGCGTGGCCGGTCCGCAGTCCCGCTGTCGACAAGAGCACGGGGCTGTCGGAGCAGGAGTTGCAGTACGGCCGACGCGACCTGCTCGGTCCTTCGGTGTACGCCGGCCCGCCGCCGGGGCCGGGGGACGGGACGGCTGGGACCCTGTATGCCGTCACCGCGGCTCGGGTCGTGCTCCCGGGCACTCCGGTGCCGGTGCCGCTGCTGGGGCCGAACCTCACGCCGACCGGTCCGACGGCCGCGCCAATGTACAGCACCGTGCTCGACCCGGCGTCCCTGGTTGACCTGACCGGCGCGGTGGATGCTGCAGGCAACCTTTCCTGGAAGGTGCCGCCCGGGCACTGGGTCCTCTTCGGGTTCTGGCAACGACCGGCCACCGAGAATGTGATGGACCACTTCAACGCGGACTCCGCCCGGGCGGTGGTGGACTATCTCGACGCGAACATGCTCGGTGACACCGCTTCGCTGCTGCCGGGGACGGGCGGGAGTTTCTTCGAGGACTCGCTCGAGCTCGACGTCGCCGAGGTGATGTGGACCGGCCGGTTCGCCGACGAGTTCCGCCGGCGGCGTGGGTACGACGTACGGAAGTACTTGCCGTTGCTGTTCGTCCAGGGCATCCACCACTATCCGGTGCTGGAGAAGTCGCCGGCGGCGGACTTCGACCTGCCCGGTGGTGCGGGTGAGCGGGTTCGGCACGACTATTTCCAGACGCTGACCGACCTGTATGTCGACGAACACATCCAGCCGTTCCAGCAATGGGCCGGGACTCATGGGATGCGGTTCCGGACCCAGCCGGCCTTCGGTGCCGCGCTTGACGTGACGCGGAGCGCGCGCGAGGTGGCGAAGGCCGGTGGCATCGCCGACGACGAGTCGCTGAACGCCGGCGATCCGGCGATGCTCGGCGACACCAACTGGCGGTTCGCGATGGATCACTACCGCAGCGTCGTCGGCGGCGTACATCAGGGCGGCGGCCGGGAGATCTCGAGCGAGCTGGGCGCGATGTTCTGGCGCGAGTACGAGCCGGGCCTTGCGGACCTGAAGGCCGTGATGGACAAGCAGTGGGCCGCCGGCGTCACGACGCCGATCCTGCACGGGTTCGCCTACCAGCCGCCAGGGTCCGCATGGCCCGGGCGCAGCCAGTTCTTCGGGATCGTCTCTGACAGCTGGAACCACCGGAACTTCCCGCAGTGGAGCATGTGGCGGCCGCTGACCGACTACTGGGCGCGGGGCAATCTCGTCTTACAACAGGGGCGCCCGCAGGTCGATCTCGCGGTGTACCGGGACGGGTTCCTCACGAGTGCGGCCAGCTTCGCGGCTCTGGCCACCGATGCGCTCAACCACCAGGTCGACCCGGCCTTACCGGCTCAAGTGCTCACGACTCCGGATGGGCGCGAGCTGGTAGACGACACGCTGAAGCTGAAGCCGTCCCGGCTCTTCGATGGCGAACCGCTCGAACGGGCCGGATTCACCTTCGAGTACGTCGACCCGCAGGGGCTGCTCGAACCGGGTGCCGCCGGCAACGGTGTGTTGTACCCGGGCGGACCGTCGTACCGCGCGCTGGTGATCGACGAGCGCGCGCTGCCGGCGACGGTGGCGGAGGCGATCGCCCGGGAGGCCGAGAAGGGCCTGCGGGTCGTGTTCGTCGGGGCGCTGCCGGACCGTGGGACCGGGTACGCCGCCGCCACCGACGAAGACACCCGCGTGCGTGCCGCCGTCCAGCGCATGCTCGCCATGCCTACGGTAGGACGCTCCACCGCCCAGGCAGGCGTACTCGGTGCGTTGGCGGACGCGGGTGTGACCCCTGCGGCGAGCTGGTCGCGAGCTCTTCCGGTGTACTCGAACCACCGGCGCACGGACGGCGTCGACTACTGGTACTTGTGGAACGCGGGAACCACCGCGGTGAGCTTCGACGGCTCTTTCCGCACCAGTGGCGCGCTGTCGGAGCTGAATATGTGGACGGGCGAGATCCAGCCGCTCGGTCGCTACCGATCCACTGGCGACCGGGTCGTCGTACCGCTCGAACTCGGACCGGGAGAGACGAAGGTGCTGGCCTTCCGGCACGGCCGTTCCCAGCAGCTGCACGCGGTGTCGGCCGATGCCGGGGAGGTCGTATCCCGCGACGGTGGGCTCGAACTGCGAGACACCAGCTCGGGTGCACACTCGGTCCGACTCAGCGACGGCTCGGAGCGCAAGGTCACGATGCCGGAGTTGCCAGAACCGCTTTCACCGGCGCGCTGGTCGTTGCACGTCGACGAGGTGGGACCGAACGGCCCGACCCCACACGACCTGGAGCTGACCGAGCTCGCCGACTGGCGCGACATCTCGGAGCTCTCGCGTGCTTCAGGTACTGGCACCTACAGAACGAGCTTGATGGTGCCGTCGAGCTGGGTCGCGTCCAACCGGGGGACCTTCTTGGATCTCGGCCTGGTTCATGGTGCGATCAAAGTGTCGATGAACGGTCAGCGTGTCGCGCCGGACGCGGTTGCCGGTCGCCGCTTCGACGTGAGCGAGTTCATCCGGGCCGGGAGCAACGATCTCGAGATCGTGCTGGCCACGACGTTGAAGAACCGGCTCGCCGGACTTGCGGTACGCGGTGATCCAAGACCTCTGACGATAGCGGCACAACCCGCGACTCAGCCGTATGGCTTGCTCGGGCCGGTGCGTCTGGTCCCCTTCGCGCGGGCCTCGATCTCCCGTGGGGAGGGACCACGATGA